From Fundulus heteroclitus isolate FHET01 chromosome 5, MU-UCD_Fhet_4.1, whole genome shotgun sequence, a single genomic window includes:
- the LOC105921020 gene encoding 85/88 kDa calcium-independent phospholipase A2 — protein sequence MGWFLDGGLLTNNPTLNAMTEIHQFNKSLKAEGREMDVKKLGIVVSLGTGKPPQEVVTSVDVFRPSNPLELAKTFVGSKELGKMLVDCRRDSGRWCRSSHTRL from the exons ATGGGCTGGTTCCTGGATGGAGGGCTGTTGACCAACAACCCGACACTCAACGCCATGACAGAAATCCACCAGTTTAACAAGTCTTTAAAGGCGGAG GGCCGTGAGATGGACGTCAAGAAGCTGGGTATAGTTGTTTCTCTGGGAACAG GTAAGCCCCCTCAGGAGGTGGTgacatctgtggatgttttCCGGCCCTCCAACCCTCTGGAGCTGGCCAAGACATTCGTAGGCTCCAAGGAGCTGGGCAAGATGTTGGTGGACTGT CGTAGGGACTCTGGTAGATGGTGTCGATCATCTCACACCAGGCTCTAG